In one window of Sphaeramia orbicularis unplaced genomic scaffold, fSphaOr1.1, whole genome shotgun sequence DNA:
- the LOC115416571 gene encoding uncharacterized protein LOC115416571 — MQRSRRLVFVVSPDFLVEKSFSLLECRLGLYLHHGHGAAIVSVVYRSVSKLQCVEAAQLRQASVSAIKWRGGRSEPPRSRFWLRLRLALPVRPLAMGRRLIDSTSSHSDLAAMVLQRAQWIQNHGANQSHRNRRTSANQNRRDRPAPARGRGHMKRAGSGASWKEAGSTNREEGLRQSWLGGAGVRGQVGAPRGDVTIETEQQLSHDKTEIRSDPVPETDPTLNPDPTHFTPDPAPVPVLGPDSTLSTCQQEDGGKHQQQLIGSHSSEIQ; from the coding sequence ATGCAGCGGAGTCGCCGCCTAGTGTTCGTGGTCAGTCCCGACTTCCTGGTGGAGAAGAGCTTCAGTCTGCTGGAGTGTCGTCTGGGTCTGTACCTTCATCACGGTCACGGCGCCGCCATCGTTAGCGTGGTTTACCGCTCCGTCAGTAAACTCCAGTGTGTGGAGGCGGCGCAACTGCGACAGGCGTCCGTCAGCGCCATCAAGTGGCGAGGAGGCCGCTCTGAACCGCCGCGCTCACGCTTCTGGCTGCGACTGAGGCTGGCGTTGCCCGTCCGGCCCCTGGCCATGGGCAGGAGGTTGATTGACAGCACATCGTCTCACTCGGACCTGGCAGCGATGGTTCTGCAGCGGGCGCAATGGATCCAGAACCACGGAGCCAATCAGAGCCACAGGAACAGGCGGACTTCAGCCAATCAGAACCGCAGAGACAGGCCGGCCCCAGCCAGAGGGAGGGGCCACATGAAGAGGGCAGGGAGTGGAGCGTCATGGAAGGAGGCGGGGTCAACGAACAGAGAGGAGGGGCTGCGACAGAGCTGGTTGGGAGGCGCCGGGGTTAGGGGTCAGGTGGGGGCTCCGAGGGGTGACGTAACCATAGAAACAGAGCAGCAGCTGTCACATGACAAAACTGAGATACGGTCAGACCCTGTACCTGAAACCGACCCCACCCTAAACCCAGACCCCACCCACTTTACTCCTGACCCCGCCCCCGTCCCTGTCCTAGGCCCTGACTCCACCCTCTCCACCTGCCAACAGGAAGATGGAGGGAAACATCAACAGCAGCTGATTGGCTCTCACAGCTCTGAGATTCAGTGA